One genomic segment of Marinitoga piezophila KA3 includes these proteins:
- a CDS encoding flagellar basal body-associated FliL family protein gives MPEEEIQEEEQQGGKKGPNIILLLIIAIVVSVALSVGGAFVLINMLGKNIAQQAQQQAQQQAQGVEEKAVQVGLAEIIRPGNQRQFMLKGGNEIAIVNALQLKVGSDECREAVAQYNVEILEAIGLIFITKTREDLTTVEGREILKNQIKNAVNEITGFVGEKEKYGVIQVIIDIVVITSAY, from the coding sequence GTGCCTGAAGAAGAAATCCAGGAAGAAGAGCAACAGGGTGGTAAAAAAGGTCCCAATATAATATTGCTTTTAATTATTGCAATAGTTGTTTCAGTGGCTTTATCTGTTGGTGGTGCTTTTGTTTTAATAAATATGCTTGGTAAGAATATTGCTCAGCAGGCACAACAACAGGCACAACAGCAGGCTCAGGGAGTTGAAGAAAAGGCTGTACAGGTTGGATTAGCTGAAATAATAAGGCCTGGTAATCAAAGACAATTTATGTTAAAAGGTGGAAATGAAATAGCAATAGTAAATGCACTTCAATTAAAGGTTGGAAGTGATGAATGTAGAGAGGCAGTAGCCCAATACAATGTTGAAATTTTAGAAGCGATAGGCCTTATCTTTATTACCAAAACACGTGAAGATTTAACTACGGTTGAAGGAAGAGAGATTTTAAAGAATCAGATAAAAAATGCTGTAAATGAAATTACAGGATTTGTTGGAGAAAAAGAGAAATATGGAGTGATACAGGTTATTATTGATATAGTTGTTATAACTTCAGCCTATTAG
- a CDS encoding OmpA/MotB family protein: MADKCKKDEGPPPPPGWLATFSDLNSLLMTFFVMLFSMATISPGKFQQAAVSFRSPFSGTPPSVLTGGKSLSEESLITSNPGIRVELFRLQDNPKYKGRITIEENDKGTIIKMQDMAFFEPGSAQLTKDAKELLYKLGIILIEHSNNAIEIYGFTDDRPPKEQLIYPSNWHLGAARAASVAKFFTEEMKKKRTLERLAEVKAGKFDPDYYYNPERFYPISEGDKDILKDIQKLKSNTEAEKMKLKEEFEKGIIDIATLKTKEKELDEKYKNDLDRLRHLYRRIDLLILRQRLR; the protein is encoded by the coding sequence ATGGCAGATAAATGTAAAAAAGATGAAGGGCCACCACCACCACCTGGTTGGCTGGCAACATTCAGTGATTTAAATTCGTTGCTTATGACATTCTTTGTTATGTTGTTCTCCATGGCAACAATTTCACCCGGTAAATTCCAGCAGGCAGCAGTAAGTTTTAGAAGTCCCTTTAGCGGAACGCCACCAAGTGTTTTGACGGGTGGAAAAAGTCTATCAGAAGAAAGCTTAATTACATCAAATCCTGGAATTAGAGTTGAACTTTTCAGACTACAGGACAATCCAAAGTATAAAGGAAGAATAACAATAGAAGAAAATGACAAAGGAACAATAATAAAAATGCAGGATATGGCATTTTTCGAGCCTGGTAGCGCTCAATTAACCAAAGATGCAAAAGAGTTGTTATATAAATTGGGTATAATTCTAATAGAACATTCAAACAATGCAATAGAAATATATGGATTTACAGATGACAGACCGCCAAAAGAACAATTAATATATCCATCAAACTGGCATTTAGGAGCCGCGCGTGCAGCAAGTGTGGCAAAATTCTTTACAGAAGAAATGAAAAAGAAAAGAACACTTGAAAGATTGGCAGAAGTAAAAGCCGGGAAATTTGATCCTGATTATTACTATAATCCTGAAAGATTCTATCCAATCTCAGAAGGAGATAAAGACATATTAAAAGATATACAAAAATTAAAATCAAACACCGAAGCAGAAAAGATGAAATTAAAAGAGGAATTTGAAAAAGGTATAATAGATATTGCAACCTTGAAAACAAAAGAAAAAGAATTAGATGAAAAATACAAAAATGATCTTGATAGACTAAGACATCTATACAGAAGAATTGATTTATTGATTTTAAGACAGCGCTTGAGATAA